The nucleotide sequence ATTTGCATTGTATTATTGacagctataaaaataaaatgctttaatttGATTCGAAATTGATTATTAAAGCCATGAATAAATCTATAAATCTAAATCTGTACCCAggtttattcaaattaaattatattattatatgtttaatatattaaaattatacatactgtatacactcaccgaccacttaaTTTACtagacctgtccaactgctcgttgatttaaggtgatttaagtgactttgaatgtggcatggctcttggtgccagacgggctggtctgagtaattcaaaaacatttgatctagtgggattttcacgcacaaccatatctagggtttacagagaagggtaaaaaaagagcaaaaataagtaagtggcagttctgtgggtgcaaatgccttgtcgATGCCAGATGTGAGAGGAGTATGGCCTGACcagttcaagctgatagaaaggcaacagtaactgtaacagtaaccactcgttacaaccaaggcatgcagaagagcatctctgaatgcacaacacatcgaaccttaaggtggatgggctacagcagcacaaaaccacaccggatgccactcctgtcagctaagaacaggaaactgaggctacaatttgcacaggctcaccaaaattggataatagaagattggaaaaaacgttgcctggtctgatgaatctcgatttctgttgcaatACTCGGATGGTAAGGTCAAAATttgatgtcaacaacatgaattcatggatccattctgcagcaactgtggtatgctatcatgtcaatatggaccaaaatctctgaggaatatttccattaccttgttgaatctatgccatgaaggattaaggcagttctgaagtggatccaacccggtactagtaaagtgtatctaataaagtggccagtgagtttatattattaaatattaaatatattttatattattgaaaCAGATTATGGTTACCTCACCAAACGACATTGTTCAGATGTTATAATTAAAGATATTTgccaggtttttgtcctcaaactacCAAGTTTCTCCGTTTGTGTGCTAGATAAATAGCTTGTGACTGAAAACTTAACGcaaaccaaataataataataatgtagtaatgATTTTATTTGCATGATTAATAATGAAGCTATTTTAGCTCATTTATCGGTACAATGATCCTCCACACTCCACTGAAGCAGCTGAAGACAATTTTTCCCACAAGTACTTGATCGATGAGCATTAATGCACTGTACTAAACTCCCTACTCTAATCTTTgcctcaacttaaaaaaaaaactctattgTTTCACtgttcacatctgtcacatctctTGTACTTTTCTATCCAATTTTAAGACTTTGTATCACAGCTCTTTTATGTTACTGTCGCCTTAGGATGAATCACTCGAGATGTGGCAATTCTCTCTGGGGGAAAACAGTACGTGCTAAATTAAACCATTGTGTCGTTAATATTTGTCATTATGAAGCACGGGTTGTTGAGAGTGGCCAAATGACTCTCATTGTTGTGCTgtgtaatgtgtttgtgttgagCGGAGCAGGGGTCATCAGCACACTGACACTGCGCTCTACCCCTCAGGGTCTCTTCCATGTGTTCATCCACATGTCCAGCTGTGTTCTGGAGAAATGGAGAGAGGCAGAAAGAAGCAAAGGAAGGGAGGGAGGCCTCAAAGGAAGCATTGAAGAAATGAGGAGAGAGCGGTGAAGCCTGTGGCGGAGGAAAAGAGTACGGCCAAGGAAAAAAAACTGAGGTAAAAGAAGGGTAGCATAATTGATGATGAATGAGACGATGAACTGTAAGTGAAGCAACTGAACATCAGCGAACACGGAGGAGATTTTGGGTTACTGAAGAGAGGACAAAGAGCATAATGCAAACCTTTCCTCTCATCACTCAACTGATATCAGCTTTTTGGTGCCatcagttaaataaaaaaaagccagGCATTAACTTACTTTCCAATTGGTAACTATTTTGTCTTTGTGAATTGGTGATTTGGTGGCtaatactttttaaattgtacaatttcatacaCACATTTGGTTTATGATGTTTCAGAATTTCttataataaacattactgtgtAGTATaccttttttgtaaaaatgtgaatAAGTAGAAAGAAAATTGTTGTTAGAAGATAATTAAGAAGAAGTAATTTAATGCTTGAATTCATtcaagaagaaccagctttcatcagccgtcttggtgaacttctaccgctgcacaatagaaagcatcctgaccaactgcgtcacagtctggtatggaagctgctctgttgctgagcgtaaggcactgcagtgggtggtgaaaactgcccaacgcatcacagggactacactgccaaccatagaggacatccagaagaaacactgtctgcgccgagcacgcagtattcttaaggacacctctcaccctgctcacagactgttttctctcctgccttccggcaggcgcttcaggctcccccggacaaaaaccagcagactgaggaacagctttttccccagagctgtcttccttttgaactctgcccctcactgactcttttgacCCCCCcgatacaccccccacactcctctaacttatactcctcaaaatcactgcactatttaacatttgcacatttaaagtttgcacatattcattgcactgattcatttacttgaactggacatacccacagcacatggacatttgtaattatgtttatctatctgcacacttctgcaatcaatagcatcctgtacatatattcatttattgtaaatctgttcatagctaatacaacctgtatataatgttgatagtacatccatctgtaaatatcaccatagtttttctataactgcactttataacttatacctgtatcctgcacttgctgctattgcactgctggttagacctaaactgcatttcgttgccttgtacttgtacatgtgtaatgacaataaagttgaatctaatctatctAATCTAATTTTTGTTGTCTGCATAGGGGTTTGCATGCTTTTATGCTTTctagttgcattatgggactttaatCTTTGCTCCAGCAGCTTTTGATGTTTACCAaagtgacattttagtagtttgtaactagggatgtccagatctgatcacgcggtttcagactctatcagaatcggacgttacctcccaatcaggactgATCaggattaggcatgggatgataatcgttttcaaggtttactgcggtttggaaaagtaaaggttttaaaaccgccaagatTTTCTGTAATACAGTTTCTAAGGTATCTGTAAAAaaacttatttactttttttggggtgggggggtggggttaggacagtatgtccagcagaaaaaagtatccaaagatgccattttaaattgtaatgaaatctgtgtttttaaaactaatgaagacagcagaagtcaataattcattgtaattattaagcctgacatgttttctgctccaaaatataataaatctttcaaaaaataaattatattgtgttcCAAGGGGGAAAAAGTAGTAGTTtagttttttatccagacatttaaaaaataatatattttagagcaatgagcacaataccgtgaaactgtgatatgtttatccaaggttatcataccgttagaatCCCATTAGGCCCCCGTTAGGCCAATGCCTAATCAAGATATATACTCTACAtaatctcattattttttaacacatctatagttatgcggcgGCACAGAGTtaaacctctttcttgacttcagacagaaacagcaatgcgtgcggcatgacatcactttgttgcagggatgctattggttaaatgccgtcAAAGTAGATCAccgaagcagcttgaagcagaaagggagagtatgtctgcggtcagaaggtattataaagttgatgacgacaacattgcatcagcaaactgtgagatatgtaaacttgggattgcctgctgggtattttaagctgaggtgctgtttgtaaatattttttatatttactgttgcactaaagtccaaaagtgaagaattgatgttatttactACTTGATTGTTCATACTACCTCACAGAATTGCTCTGTTTGTAAACAatgtggttcattcattcattcattttcttttcagcttagtccctttattaatctggggtcaccacagcagaatgaacccccaacttatctggcgttttacgcagcggatgcccttccagctgcaaaccatctctgggaaacacccatacatctctattcacacacatacaacattacggacaatttagcttacccaattcacctatactgcatgtctttggactgtgggggaaatcagagcacccggaggaacatgcaaactccacacagaaatgccatctgacccagccgaagctagaaccagcgaccttcttgctgtgaggtgagagcgctACACACTATGCCACTGTGCTGCtctaacagagttgttgaatgttaaaataaggtgaattaaatgaaaaataaggaacatcctggatctgtttatttgctcttctttattctttttgtatgcattatagaagtatcggatagGGTTTcagtattggtagatactcaaatcAAATGACTGAAAAAATCTAAAatctgatcaggacatccctgtTTGTAACAATATAGAGTATATGATTTATGTTGTTtcaataaaaatgtcttttttacatttttgagttaCACTGAGCTACAATTTCAACACCAAAGTCGACAAAGgacagatcaaggtcccataatgtgattcaaaactcaattcaagtcaattcatatttatagcacttttacaatgtagattgtgccaaagcagcataacatagaagttctagtaaattgaaactgtgtacaagtttaaataaatagaaaatataaatcacaattaatggatatttttacactgtttcatttatttacatttaatcttGACTGATATATGCAAGAGTTAgaggcaaaaacctctaaatgtcatctgaaattttcctctaaaatgagaatttttatcaggctccttgtgtatgttcagtaacatcacttttatggcaaagaatacgtCCTTTtactggtctttaaagtgaaatatctcaaaataaacaaaggaggctgagaaaaacgttcatttttgatggaaatttctgATGGCACATcaagggttttgcatctgaacaatTCATATATTAACTTCACAATAGTCATTATATTTCCTTTACAAAAGAAGACCAACACCTCTTTTGTTTGTTCCAAAGAAAGATTCAGATAGCTAAAACACTGTTTACTTAAATAATTGCAGCATACAACTGACATTATCAAAAACATATCTAAAGAAATATGTGCACATTTATCAGTGAGAGAAAAAAATGTCATCCTGTGTGAGACAAAGTGTCAAATGAAGGATCTTTCATCACTATGCAGTGTTATCTGTTTCGTCTGTCGTACACAGACAACCGTTTAGACAGACAAACCCTAATTTCCCAGCTGTCAGGTCACTCTGTCGTTTCTCTGTGACTTCCACTGCCTTAAACTGGGTTAATTCACTCTGCTTGGCTACACAGTATACTGGGTCGCCTTCATTTATGTGCGTGTTCAAAGACTCATAAGATATAGATGGCAAAGGCATGATAAAACACACCACATGAATGTCTATAGGGACAATTCAGTGAACTTGACTGAGGCGTTGCAAGCCATTTAGTAATTGCCAATGTTTTTATTCTAACTGCATAGATTTAAATGTAATGCAACAACCTTTGGAGTGCAATATTTGCTTGTGCCTGCATAACGAGAATAAACAGTTCACAATGACTCCACTATGGCTCCACTTTGTGAGGACACCAAGTTGTCTATTTGTAAAGCGTGTATTTCCACActtcttatttatatttttttcttaataatgCTTTAGTTGtaattagtattaatatttatcATTAGATGGTTTATTTTGAGACATGCGAAAAAGAACAATAGCTTGTGCCCCAGCCAATCTTTTCAGTGGGTTAGATGGATTTTTGATCCAGGCCAACAAGCAGCCCATAGCAACACCCTACCATACACAAACTAGTTCCAAATTAGACTAGGTTtcttatttctgtttagttgagCTATATCATTGCCACTCCTGCTGAAAAAAGCTAGAGAAACCACTACaatttttatggttttattggTTATAATGGGAATTATATTGGTTTCAATGGGAACTGTAATGCTCCCTGTGGGTCTCTACTGTTAAATTGTTGCCTTCTTGATGGCATTTTAAAATCTACAGACACTAATCGAATATGTTTCAATCTGTACACAAACTGGCCATGATTTTACTAGGTTATTGTAGTTAAACCAATCACAAATCAACTACACTTTTAGCCTCCTACAATAGCAGTTTGAAGGTATactgattttaatatttaagggTTAGTGGTTTGTAATGGGCTAATGAGTGGAATCACAACTTTTGTGATGGCTTTTACTTAGTTTTCAGCAGGATGTTTGCAATTtaacacttttattgtcattttttttatccAAATCCAAATATTAACATTAAGCCTGGTTATTAAACAACTAACAATCTCAAGGAGTCGTACTTACCTCTTCAAATAACTCAAGGCTGTAAGTGTTATCATCATCTGCGAAGAAAACTACTCCTTTATCTTTGGAGCCGCGGTGTCCTCTGATCCAGCCGAGCGCTAAGTTCCTCTGCTCGGTCGCTCGGGGCATCCCGGTCCGCTTGAACCTGCGCGGGGTGAACACGTTCAGGTGAGTGTATCGCACCCCGGACCGGGCGAGAAACCGCGACACCAGCTCCGTGTGGGAGTTCGCGTCCTCCACCACGATCCAGTGGAACTGTGGGACCTGGCGGAACGTATTTGCCAAGCGGGTGAGCTCTGCTTTCTGCACCGCTCGGCTGTAAGTGGGAGTGATGGCATAAATGACCGGGAGAGATGTGGCGTTTCtcccgctgctgctgctgctggcggtggtgctgctgctgctgctggtccGAGTCGTTCTGACGACCTGCCGCTGCTGTACATTCCCCAACCGAGATAAATAAAAGCTGGCTGTGTTTCGAACTGATAATCTCTTCGTATCGATGTCGATCACGATAATCACTATCAAGATCCACGGAAGAAGGATGAAAAAGCGAGTGTAGAAGATGGATTTCATTGTGCCCGAAGAACCAGCGCTGCTTAATTTGGAGCACAAAGCGAGCAGTTCGTTCAGAGGCGATTAACGGATTTTTGCAGATTGTTACTTTTTAAACTTCCCTTAAAGCCGATCCTCGGGTGTTTTTTAGACAGCATCCGCAGTCCACGGTCGTTTAAACTTCCCATTCCCGTTTCCTAAACGCGCAGTTGCGATCCCATCCCGTCCTGCGCTCCGCCGGAGAGTCCGTGCCCTGAGATGATGCTCCCTATACAGAGAGTCCTCAGTCGTTTAGCGCAGAGAACAGTGCCAAAAATAACAACAGGTCATTGTTTTGGTCACGTGCATGGCTTGGAGTGCAATAAAGTCATCTAGGTGCGATGATTAGCCCGCTCAAAACTGCGACGAATGATGAGGCTGCGCTGATGGTCCGACAGACACTGCTGTAGTCCGCTGAAATGAGGAAGACTGAGACTTCAAACTGAGATTTCCCCCTCCCCACCTGCGCACTAGAGAGCGAGAGATGAATCACATGCATTGTATTCTGCCTTTTGCGATGAGAGTCTCAGATTTTAATGTAATATCCAAATATTTGGCTGTTGGATATTTAAGTAGTTGTTAGAATTTAACCCAATACTTGCAATTATGGTTTTAATTTTGTTCTTGAATTTACTGTAATCATAATTTCCCAATCCCTCGTCctaatttcatttgattttaaatttaaaaacattaaataacatgaaAATCCTAAAGACAAAGAATTAGATTATTaactttgtttattgatttttatattatgcaaatatttaataCAGTCTTCAGAgaagtgaataaaaaaatgctgttAATTTTACTCTCTGGCCATCCAAGAgtcaatttacatttttttacaggacAATTTTAGCTGCAAGTGGTCTTTTGTTATTGACAAAAATCAATCCAATATATTTTGGCATTTTGGGAGTCaaaaaaacatacaggcaaaGATAAAAACATACCTGTGATAACACATCAAACTCCTATGAAGCAACACCATTGATCTTTGTGGGAAGcagaacattatttacattaactttaatccacagccttggCAAACAGTATTGGGAATGTTCAGTCCCAAgactgtggattaaaggtaacaaaattgtaaataatgttcagtttcttgcacatactgattgttttgcttcataagtCTTCAATGTATTGCCAAGAGCATGGGTAAATtcgtttagcatttttttaagctCTCAATATACTAGCTGTcgacttgcattttataaatcaccaaggaccacagtttaatataaaaatcattttgAAGGCAAAAAAGTCTACATCTTGAAAGGTCTGGGGGCGAGTAAATTAACTGAATGTTTTCAATTTTGGGTAAACTCTTCCTttatataaatcagcctttatatcATAGTTTTGACCATttgtaatgtacagtaaacatgCCAAATTTCCTTTGCTTTCAGTTATTAtacccacacaaacacaatccATTAATCAATGCAGAATCAATTTAGTACTGTTTACGGTGGCAATTAATTGTCAGCTTCCATATGAAgtaatttttttcacaataaCAAGATGATTGACTGAGAACTCAATCTGTTGATGTCGATTTGCTTCAGGCATATTCCCATCTGCAGGTTTAGCGGATCACCTGATGTCATAAACAAAACATTCTGATGCATGACAAACATCAAGGTAAAAAACAACACAGCAACTTATTAGAGTTAACAGTCTACGTTGTAATCAAAATGGCTGACACGTTGCCTGCAGGCTTTTATGATGTTCATTTCAGCACTGGCATGTCTATTTGACTGCCTCGTGTCTCCATTCACAGTGCGATGACAGCAATGGATTGTGACATCCAGCCTTGTCCTCCCATCCTCGACATGGCACCCCCTGTCAGCCCAGACAATGTCAATCACAGAAAATAGAAGCAACTGTCAGCGACGCCATCTCATTGTGGGCATCCTTTTGTTGCAAATGACTGAAATCTGACAGGTAACAGTTGCTATTGTGCATTTCTTTGCATCTAAAATGAAAGCGAAGCGCACAATGGCCTGTTTACTCAAGAAGTGAGCTTTAGGTCTCGGATGTAATGGAATTGATCCGAAGTGAACTGTTCTATTACATGGAGCAAGTGGGTTTTTTCCCAATTTGTGAGAAGTGAGGAAATGAGGCGCGGTGGAATAAGGAGGATTTATGGTGTTCAGAACTCACACTTTTAACGTGGAAAATGGTGCTGGTGTGCATTTTTGCAGTCAATCTAATCTGGTAATCCTCCCATCTTCCTTCATGCTGATGACGTTACGCAGGAAAGCATGGACTGGACTATTTAATGGCTTTCATGGGTGGGGGAGGTGGAAAAAGGAAAGCTGTTTATTGATGGAGAAATATCCTTTCAATGCTCATGCACGCTGTAGAAGCCGGCAGAACGCAATAACAACCAATTAAAGCAGTGCCCCATGAAAATAGATCACAGCGCAACTAGATTAAACGATAATTTAAGTCTCAATTCAATAAGAGTGAGGCAAAGCAATTTAGATCTTCACAATAAGCAGGAAATATAGAATGCATTTGTCAACACCATTTGCATAGAAATGACTTTTCATCACTTTCCATTATTGTGCGAATTTGGCTTGAGCCAATACATTTTCTCAACATAACTCAATGGAATCAATTGGTCTGCAGTTAACAGCATTAGGTCTCCGTTCTCAGAGCTACAGAAACAAATTGCTGCTAGACTTGTTCTCAACTAAAAATCGAAGCATTCAAATAGTTTCACTTGTTCGGAGCCTAATCTAATTTTCAAGCCAAATGCATCAACCTGATAATGTTGTGTTTTCAATTCTGCCATTTCAGCTGTACAATAAATTGGGTTTTAAGATGTGCCGCAAAATTGCTCCAATAGCTTAATTGCCATAATAATTTAACTGGGATTGTTGCTCGCAGTCTTTAGTGCAGGAACAACCCATTTAGCTGCAAAATGTGAGCGTGTGAATGATTTCCAGAACGAGGCCGGATGTATGCTGGTCACGCAAGCAGATCACTAAATGACAGAAGTAACTTTGCGAGCTCTTTCATTTCAAGGACACCCAAGTAAGTGCTAATCTGAAGCATCCAAGCATGCAatcaatcattttttattattattattttgatggttAAAGTCTCTTTCCCTTGTATATTTCATCATCTTCCTCTAACGCAGCCTTCGAGATTCATGATGCTCTTTTAACCAGAATGAAACAGCACAGCAACAGGATGAATGTGTGTCGTAATAACCTTGAATCTGTGGCAGGGTATCATGCTGTGGGATTGATTTACATAACAAAAGATGTCTCTTGGAGCTCAATCACAAGTAAACACAGCCGAGGAACTAACATGACATTTCGCAGGCCACATATTACGAGTGCATTAATAGATGATGACACTCCTCAATCCGGGACTACATCAAAGTTACGAGCGCTGGGATAAACACGTATTAGCACCTGTGATACCATGCAGCTTTCTCATACTGTGGGTAACTTTAGCAATTACCTGCAGGATCCACTGTGCTTAAGTTGTGTTTGTTGCCACACATGGCATATTAATTTGTGTCTTGGTGAAGTAATGATGTGCAGCCAGTGAGATCTCAGAATGACATGCTGATAGCAGTGTCTTAAAACACACATGCAGTTAAAGGTCATTTAGGTCTTTAATTAATCCACTGGGAAATTATATCTGTTAGAGAAGGAGGGATTGAATGAGAAAGTTTGCTAACCTCACAAATGAAGTCTTTGAAATACAGGATTGGATTTCATGGAGTGGAATTTTCTTTGGCACCATTTACACTACTTGACAAAGTCTTGtcttcgatcccagttgtaagagcaacaaataataacttgactactagttgatcgtttggaaaagtggcagaagatagatttttccgattaatcatctgttgaactgcatcccaaccatcacaaatgcttcagaagacctattggaacccacatagacccaagattctcatagaaatcagtcaagtttggtgaaggaaaaatcatggtttggggtttcattcagtatggggtaatctgagagatctgcagagtagatggcaacatcaacagcttgaggtatcaagacatttgtactgccatagtagagggcaaattcttcagcaggatagcgctccttcttatacttcagcctccacatcaaagttcctgaaagcaaagaaggtcgagGTGCTCCAGGAATCTAAAGAATCTAGAACTCTGGacgtcctgcaagaatgctttctttgccattccagatgactttattaataagttattgagtcattgcagagatgtatagatgcggtcctccaagctcatgagagtcatacacaatattaattattttcccactgcaccataactttatattctatactatacagtattattgttaagtgacaagacttttgtgaaaGCAAActcagaccttattgtcctaattaaatgattaaaaatcaaggcatgatcatattttattttggtaaaataagcataatttagaggcttttgccttcaTATAAGCGACTTCTGAAACCAATTGAACAACTACacgtcaaggtattatttgttgttcttaaaacttgcataggcgacaagacttttgtcaggtagtgtacactttttaaagatgttttttatCAATCCGATCACAAATGGATGACACTAAAAGAGGTCTAAAATTGCTACTTCTAGAGTAGCCGAAAACACAAAGCTGAGCATAAAGTGTGAGGAAAAAACAGTTAAGGGGTTTTGATTAAGTGTCCAAAAGGTAATAAAAGTCAAATTTGTTTATCAAGTTTATATTTCAATCTCagattttagtatttattttgtattcctCTTTGGACTAACTGTATTATTCCATTAGCTCAATGTATTCTTTCAGCATCAATGTAATGTGAAAATAGTCACAAAACATAATGAAAATAGTCCCATGAAATAGTCACATAACATAATGTGCAATGTGAAATTGagatcattttattttacttatatagTGAAAACTTTATTTTGTTGGATTATTTCATTTCTGTAGCTGAACGCTTTTAATTTGTATCGTTGATCTTTTTCTTTTACTGTGGCTATGGTTGAAAttagtttaatacatttttatgcagATGTACTGCCTTACACAATCACCCCAGTCTATCTAAAATAAGGAATGTATTCCAAACAGAGCCGTACaagtttttatatttagaaaaacaatatattgcagtGTGACTTTTCCcccccaatatcgtgcagccctcgACTATAATTTCTATATCTACTAATCAACTAGCACTTACTACAGTACATGCTAAAATTGtgaattaaaaaatgttggaaacaaaaat is from Danio aesculapii chromosome 13, fDanAes4.1, whole genome shotgun sequence and encodes:
- the b3gat2 gene encoding galactosylgalactosylxylosylprotein 3-beta-glucuronosyltransferase 2, whose translation is MKSIFYTRFFILLPWILIVIIVIDIDTKRLSVRNTASFYLSRLGNVQQRQVVRTTRTSSSSSTTASSSSSGRNATSLPVIYAITPTYSRAVQKAELTRLANTFRQVPQFHWIVVEDANSHTELVSRFLARSGVRYTHLNVFTPRRFKRTGMPRATEQRNLALGWIRGHRGSKDKGVVFFADDDNTYSLELFEEMRSTRRVSVWPVGLVGGRRYERPLVEKGKVVGWYTGWKADRPFAIDMAGFAVNLQVILSNPRALFKRRGAKPGMQESDFLKQITKVEDLEPKAKNCTQVLVWHTRTEKVNLGNEPKRQQDSVFIEV